From Amycolatopsis sp. cg9, one genomic window encodes:
- a CDS encoding DUF3073 domain-containing protein, whose protein sequence is MGRGRAKAKQTKVARELKYSSHETDFDALQRELSSNSSSGHHEESDSEDQDPYDDGYDEYRR, encoded by the coding sequence ATGGGGCGCGGCCGGGCTAAGGCCAAGCAGACGAAGGTGGCGCGCGAGCTCAAGTACAGCTCGCACGAGACCGACTTCGATGCTTTGCAGCGCGAGCTGTCGAGTAACTCCTCCAGCGGTCATCACGAGGAGTCCGACAGCGAAGATCAAGACCCGTACGACGACGGGTACGACGAGTACCGTCGTTGA